In a single window of the Campylobacter concisus genome:
- the abc-f gene encoding ribosomal protection-like ABC-F family protein produces MALIDLIDVSKKFGANEILNAVNFSINENEKIAIIGKNGSGKSTLMKIISGEIAVDSGRRIVQNLISVEMLAQTPNFNATFTVRQALNNELKEIFDAISEYEKSGVLLANDPENKEILKEQERLLKFIEAKDGWNIEYKIERILQEFKLKEYENRPICSLSGGEIRRVALGALILKKPDVLLLDEPTNHLDVYMVKFLEDMLKSSNQSIVFISHDRYFIDALATRCVEVEDTGLKNFEGGYANYLTKKEEILASLAKSHETLLKQLKAEEEWLRRGVKARLKRNEGRKERVLAMREEAKKNPGVIRRVRLELERASKNFNQTQSQNRKKMLFEFKNLSKSIDGKVLFEKFDARVLQGERIAIVGRNGSGKSTLLKILLGLEKQSSGEIKRGEVSIGYFDQARNVLDDDKSLIETFCPNGGDHVLVRGRNMHVYGYLKNFLFPKEFLDKKIGVLSGGEKNRVAIALLFTKTYDVLVLDEPTNDLDIATINILEDYLQSFEGAILLVSHDRYFVDKMANKLWAFEGTKINVLHEEYSVYLELEDEMKELDKFEKELSNSQNETKQKSKSGVKLSYKQTQILNTYPDKISTLEARVAELNEGLSDPKIYQEVGLAKLYEELKKVKAELESLENEYFEVLEIAEELE; encoded by the coding sequence ATGGCATTAATCGACCTGATAGACGTAAGTAAAAAATTTGGCGCAAATGAGATTTTAAACGCTGTAAATTTTAGTATAAATGAAAATGAAAAGATAGCGATCATCGGTAAAAATGGCAGCGGTAAAAGCACGCTAATGAAGATCATCTCCGGCGAGATAGCAGTAGATAGTGGCAGACGCATAGTGCAAAACTTAATAAGCGTCGAGATGCTAGCTCAAACTCCAAATTTTAACGCAACTTTTACCGTAAGGCAGGCACTAAATAACGAGCTAAAAGAGATATTTGACGCGATAAGCGAATATGAAAAGAGCGGCGTTTTACTAGCAAATGATCCAGAGAACAAAGAAATTTTAAAAGAGCAAGAGAGGCTTTTAAAATTTATAGAGGCAAAGGATGGCTGGAATATCGAGTACAAGATCGAGCGAATTTTGCAAGAATTTAAGCTAAAAGAGTATGAAAATAGACCCATTTGCTCGCTAAGTGGTGGCGAGATCAGACGCGTGGCACTGGGTGCACTCATTCTTAAAAAGCCAGATGTCTTGCTGCTTGATGAGCCGACAAACCACCTTGATGTTTACATGGTCAAATTTCTTGAAGATATGCTTAAAAGCTCAAATCAAAGCATAGTTTTTATTAGCCACGATAGGTATTTTATCGATGCACTGGCAACTAGGTGCGTTGAGGTCGAGGATACGGGCTTAAAAAATTTCGAGGGCGGATATGCAAACTATCTAACCAAAAAAGAGGAGATTTTAGCAAGCCTTGCAAAGTCGCATGAGACGCTGCTAAAACAGCTAAAGGCAGAAGAAGAGTGGCTAAGGCGCGGCGTAAAAGCTAGGCTAAAGCGAAATGAGGGTAGAAAAGAGCGGGTGCTTGCTATGCGCGAGGAGGCTAAGAAAAATCCAGGTGTGATAAGGCGCGTGAGGCTTGAGCTGGAGCGTGCAAGTAAAAATTTCAACCAAACGCAAAGCCAAAACCGTAAAAAAATGCTCTTTGAGTTTAAAAATTTAAGCAAAAGCATAGATGGCAAGGTGCTTTTTGAGAAATTTGACGCAAGAGTTTTGCAAGGCGAGAGGATCGCCATTGTGGGGCGAAACGGCAGTGGAAAGAGCACGCTACTTAAAATTTTGCTAGGACTTGAAAAGCAAAGTAGCGGCGAGATAAAAAGAGGCGAGGTGAGCATCGGCTACTTTGATCAAGCTAGAAATGTCCTTGATGATGATAAAAGCCTTATCGAGACATTTTGCCCAAATGGCGGCGATCACGTGCTGGTTCGTGGGCGAAATATGCATGTTTATGGCTATCTTAAAAATTTTCTATTCCCAAAGGAATTTTTAGATAAAAAGATAGGCGTTTTAAGTGGTGGTGAGAAAAACCGCGTGGCGATTGCACTTCTTTTTACAAAAACCTACGACGTGCTGGTGCTAGACGAGCCAACAAACGACCTTGATATCGCAACTATAAACATCTTAGAAGACTACTTGCAAAGCTTTGAGGGGGCTATCTTACTCGTTAGCCACGATAGGTATTTTGTCGATAAGATGGCAAATAAGCTTTGGGCGTTTGAGGGCACGAAGATAAATGTCTTGCACGAAGAGTATAGCGTCTATTTGGAGCTTGAAGATGAGATGAAAGAGCTTGATAAATTTGAAAAAGAGCTCTCAAATAGCCAAAATGAAACCAAACAAAAGAGTAAATCTGGCGTAAAACTAAGTTATAAACAAACGCAAATTTTAAACACATATCCAGATAAAATTTCAACCCTTGAAGCAAGGGTAGCCGAGCTAAACGAGGGGCTTAGTGATCCTAAAATTTATCAAGAAGTGGGTCTTGCTAAGCTTTATGAAGAGCTAAAAAAGGTAAAAGCCGAGCTTGAAAGCCTAGAAAATGAGTATTTTGAAGTGCTAGAGATCGCCGAGGAGCTCGAGTAG
- a CDS encoding MATE family efflux transporter translates to MNLSMRKLVVPIFLDMFLHFITLIINTYMVTKVSVHLVGAMGAGNQVMDLFMTIFNFLSIGCSVVVAQALGAKKNDLASNVIHASITSNTLFGIFSAIVIYVFGYNILNLLNVPKELINDSFSYLHILGFALLFDGIGMVLAAVLRVYNLATAVMLTSVLMNVITILGNAISLFGWFNLPNLGLQGVAISTLIGRLVGIFVLAYMLSQKAKVKIYFKKLLVVPFEILKKILSIGLPSAGENLLWMAQYMVAFGFVASMGEASLSVQTIYFQITLLILLCGASISVANEVIVGHLVGASEFNEAYTRTFRALRLGVFITLVVVLIAYALKHQIMDALNLNENLRAIMLPLFTLSIFLEAGRTFNIVIVNALRASGDAKFPLATGLIFMWGLSLPLGYFLGIYLGWGVIGVWIGFCADEWLRGLANTWRWRSKKWQEKRLV, encoded by the coding sequence ATGAACTTATCTATGAGAAAACTCGTAGTTCCGATATTTTTGGATATGTTTTTACACTTCATTACGCTTATTATCAACACCTACATGGTAACAAAAGTGAGTGTGCATCTAGTTGGTGCCATGGGTGCTGGCAATCAAGTGATGGATCTTTTTATGACTATTTTTAACTTCCTAAGCATTGGCTGTTCAGTCGTCGTCGCCCAAGCGCTGGGAGCTAAAAAGAACGATCTTGCTTCAAACGTCATACACGCAAGTATCACGTCAAATACGCTCTTTGGTATCTTCTCAGCTATCGTTATCTACGTCTTTGGCTACAACATATTAAATTTACTAAACGTGCCAAAAGAGCTTATAAATGATAGCTTCTCATATCTTCATATCCTTGGCTTTGCACTGCTTTTTGATGGCATCGGTATGGTGCTAGCTGCGGTGCTTCGTGTTTATAACCTAGCAACTGCTGTTATGCTAACTTCGGTTTTGATGAACGTAATTACGATTTTAGGCAATGCTATCTCCCTTTTTGGCTGGTTCAATCTACCAAATTTAGGACTACAAGGAGTTGCTATCTCGACACTTATTGGCAGACTAGTGGGCATTTTTGTGCTAGCTTATATGCTAAGTCAAAAGGCAAAAGTTAAAATTTATTTTAAAAAGCTACTTGTCGTGCCATTTGAAATTTTAAAGAAAATTCTCTCAATCGGCCTTCCAAGCGCAGGCGAAAATTTACTCTGGATGGCACAATACATGGTCGCTTTTGGCTTTGTGGCAAGCATGGGCGAGGCTAGCCTAAGCGTGCAGACTATTTACTTTCAGATTACGCTTCTTATCTTGCTTTGTGGAGCGAGTATCAGCGTGGCAAATGAGGTCATTGTAGGACATTTAGTTGGAGCAAGCGAGTTTAACGAGGCTTATACAAGGACATTTAGAGCACTAAGACTTGGAGTTTTTATAACACTAGTAGTCGTGCTTATAGCTTATGCACTAAAGCATCAAATCATGGACGCACTAAATTTAAATGAAAATTTACGTGCGATTATGCTACCACTTTTTACACTTTCGATATTTCTTGAAGCGGGCAGAACCTTTAACATTGTCATCGTAAATGCCCTTCGTGCAAGCGGCGACGCAAAATTTCCTCTTGCGACTGGCCTTATCTTCATGTGGGGGCTTTCACTGCCACTTGGATATTTTTTAGGTATCTATCTTGGTTGGGGGGTTATCGGCGTTTGGATAGGGTTTTGTGCTGATGAATGGCTAAGAGGCCTTGCAAATACGTGGCGTTGGAGAAGCAAAAAATGGCAAGAAAAACGCCTAGTTTAA
- a CDS encoding M48 family metallopeptidase, whose amino-acid sequence MARKTPSLKQKSINLDFYGLSVLINFKTNVKSMRLRVGNDAKITLSMPFYSTQKMALSFLEMHKIWLENTYKKALANLPKDDEMKFLGEIYKIKFDESIKQPFFEDKFIITPNLKALEHFIKTKTKEIFLELISHFEPFIDRPINRIVIRNSKTRWGSCNHKKGYINLSLRLIEKPISAVSYVVLHELTHLLYPHHQKSFYDFIEKIMPDYRKQEQILKA is encoded by the coding sequence ATGGCAAGAAAAACGCCTAGTTTAAAGCAAAAGAGCATAAATTTAGACTTTTATGGGCTAAGCGTTTTAATAAATTTTAAAACAAATGTAAAATCCATGCGTCTAAGAGTTGGCAATGACGCTAAAATCACGCTATCTATGCCATTTTACAGCACACAAAAGATGGCTCTTAGCTTTCTTGAGATGCATAAAATTTGGCTTGAAAATACTTACAAAAAAGCTCTTGCAAATTTACCAAAAGATGATGAAATGAAATTTCTTGGAGAAATTTACAAGATCAAATTTGATGAAAGCATAAAACAGCCATTTTTTGAAGACAAATTTATTATAACGCCAAATTTAAAGGCACTTGAACACTTTATAAAAACAAAGACAAAAGAGATATTTTTAGAGCTCATAAGCCATTTTGAGCCTTTTATTGATAGGCCGATTAACCGTATCGTCATACGAAATAGCAAAACTCGCTGGGGTAGCTGCAATCATAAAAAAGGCTATATAAACTTAAGTCTAAGGCTCATCGAAAAGCCCATCTCTGCCGTGAGCTACGTCGTTCTTCACGAGCTAACACACCTGCTCTATCCACATCATCAAAAAAGTTTTTACGATTTTATAGAAAAAATCATGCCTGATTATAGAAAGCAAGAGCAAATTTTAAAAGCGTAA
- a CDS encoding tetratricopeptide repeat protein, whose amino-acid sequence MKKMIFISILATCAFSGNFEDGLKAYGSSNFKEALAKFEAGCLANDVKSCVKVGAIYQLGKTALPNPSKALEYYNKACEAGEVEGCSAAGGLYLNTEPQKARELFNKACEKNDGYSCEMVGSILIEAKEFKKAYEFLVKGCELGDKMSCEFAGDLRRSKQL is encoded by the coding sequence ATGAAAAAAATGATTTTTATCTCAATCTTAGCCACTTGTGCTTTTTCAGGTAACTTTGAAGATGGCCTAAAGGCATATGGGAGCTCAAATTTTAAAGAAGCTTTGGCTAAATTTGAAGCAGGATGTTTGGCAAATGATGTAAAATCTTGCGTAAAAGTTGGAGCGATTTACCAACTAGGAAAAACAGCTCTACCTAATCCAAGCAAGGCCTTAGAGTACTATAACAAAGCTTGCGAAGCTGGTGAGGTTGAAGGTTGCTCGGCAGCTGGTGGACTTTATCTAAATACTGAGCCACAAAAAGCAAGAGAACTTTTTAATAAAGCTTGTGAGAAGAATGATGGATATTCTTGCGAGATGGTAGGTTCTATCTTGATAGAGGCTAAAGAATTTAAAAAAGCTTATGAATTTTTAGTAAAAGGCTGCGAATTAGGCGATAAGATGTCTTGCGAATTTGCAGGCGATCTAAGGCGCTCAAAACAACTATAA
- a CDS encoding TRAP transporter permease, translated as MNEVKDNEEQFVEVKTREINSNFYNYFIAIVCFSWSVFQLYIAYFPLNTNISRSIHLAFAVGLVFLLYPVTFHKKAHSSLPFYDLVFCVVGVVAVLYPAVYFYELADRTGDYITQDIVISFLAIIVLLEAGRRVMGPALPIICILFLIYDHFGPYMPDIIAHQGASFEKIAGHMFLTTEGIFGVPIGVSVSFIYLFVLFGSLLERAGAGQYFINLAFSLLGKYRGGPAKASVIASGLTGMVSGSSTANVVTVGTFTIPLMKKAGLSRTKAGAIEVAAGVNGQLMPPIMGAAAFIIAEFLGMTYTNVMMAAVIPAFACYLSLFFIVHLESVKLGLKGINQSEFHSRFKIFVSGLHYITPILILLYTLLIAKESAIAAAFNAIGFLFLIMIFQEPVKKLAIGEKVGINDVLIGFEDIFWAMVAAAKSMTTIAIATALAGIIVGSISLTGLGQVLSDLVELLAGDNIVMILLLTAMMSLILGMGLPTTANYIVVSSLVAPVILFLAHKNGFLIPAIAVHLFVFYFGILADDTPPVGIAAYAAAGIAKANPITVGVQGFFYDLRTAILPFAFFFNNKLMLIESVNEGDPLDSKGIVWMSNPLEILLVFGMAIVGMFAFSSLLQGYYVTKLRIWERILLIPVVPLALVPNICAKFNLIPNEYTAYIVAAVLYGFVFMTQWGIKDKPLDQIKII; from the coding sequence ATGAACGAAGTCAAAGACAACGAAGAACAATTTGTCGAGGTAAAAACAAGGGAGATAAATAGCAATTTTTACAACTATTTTATTGCGATTGTATGCTTTTCTTGGTCAGTTTTTCAGCTTTATATAGCTTATTTTCCGCTTAATACAAATATTTCGCGCTCAATACACTTAGCCTTTGCGGTTGGGCTTGTATTTTTGCTTTATCCAGTCACTTTTCATAAAAAGGCACATTCTAGTTTGCCATTTTACGATCTGGTCTTTTGTGTGGTAGGCGTTGTTGCCGTACTTTATCCAGCGGTTTATTTTTATGAACTAGCTGATAGGACAGGGGACTACATCACGCAAGATATCGTCATATCATTTTTGGCGATCATTGTCTTGCTTGAGGCTGGCAGGCGTGTCATGGGGCCAGCACTTCCAATTATTTGTATATTATTTTTGATATATGATCACTTTGGTCCTTATATGCCAGACATCATCGCTCATCAGGGTGCCAGCTTTGAAAAGATCGCAGGCCATATGTTTTTGACGACTGAGGGCATCTTTGGTGTGCCTATTGGAGTTAGTGTTAGTTTTATCTACCTTTTTGTTCTTTTTGGTTCATTGTTAGAGCGAGCAGGTGCTGGACAATACTTCATAAATTTAGCCTTCTCACTTCTTGGCAAATATAGAGGCGGCCCAGCTAAGGCTTCAGTCATCGCAAGTGGCCTAACTGGCATGGTCTCAGGTAGCTCAACAGCAAACGTCGTAACAGTTGGTACATTTACCATACCACTTATGAAAAAAGCCGGTCTTTCACGCACAAAAGCTGGAGCCATCGAGGTTGCTGCTGGCGTAAATGGACAGCTTATGCCTCCGATCATGGGCGCAGCTGCCTTTATCATCGCTGAGTTTTTGGGCATGACATATACAAATGTTATGATGGCAGCGGTAATTCCAGCTTTTGCTTGCTATTTGTCACTATTTTTTATTGTTCATTTAGAGAGTGTGAAGCTTGGCTTAAAAGGTATAAATCAAAGCGAATTTCACTCAAGATTTAAAATTTTTGTAAGTGGACTTCACTATATAACTCCGATTTTGATTTTGCTTTATACGCTATTAATCGCAAAAGAGTCAGCCATCGCTGCAGCATTTAATGCTATTGGATTTTTATTTTTAATAATGATCTTTCAAGAGCCGGTTAAAAAACTAGCAATTGGCGAAAAAGTTGGAATAAATGATGTGTTAATAGGCTTTGAAGATATATTTTGGGCGATGGTTGCAGCCGCAAAAAGTATGACAACGATCGCCATTGCAACCGCACTTGCAGGTATTATCGTGGGCTCTATCTCTTTAACTGGCCTTGGCCAAGTACTTTCAGATTTAGTTGAGTTACTTGCTGGTGATAATATAGTTATGATATTGCTTCTTACTGCGATGATGTCACTTATACTAGGAATGGGCCTTCCAACAACAGCAAACTACATCGTAGTTTCAAGCCTTGTGGCACCTGTTATTTTATTTTTGGCGCACAAAAATGGCTTTTTAATTCCAGCCATTGCTGTGCATCTTTTTGTCTTTTACTTTGGAATTTTAGCTGATGACACGCCACCAGTTGGTATCGCAGCTTATGCAGCAGCTGGTATCGCCAAAGCAAATCCTATAACCGTTGGTGTTCAAGGATTCTTTTATGATCTAAGAACGGCGATCTTGCCATTTGCATTTTTCTTTAACAACAAACTTATGCTAATAGAAAGCGTAAATGAGGGCGACCCGCTTGATTCAAAAGGAATAGTCTGGATGAGCAATCCACTTGAAATTTTACTTGTCTTTGGTATGGCGATCGTGGGAATGTTTGCTTTTTCAAGCTTACTTCAAGGTTACTATGTTACAAAGCTTAGAATTTGGGAACGTATTCTTTTGATCCCTGTTGTGCCACTAGCTCTTGTACCAAATATATGTGCAAAATTTAATCTTATACCAAACGAATACACTGCTTATATCGTAGCTGCTGTACTTTATGGATTTGTTTTTATGACTCAATGGGGCATTAAAGATAAACCACTTGATCAAATAAAAATAATCTAA
- a CDS encoding TAXI family TRAP transporter solute-binding subunit produces MKTTSLALAGLLLATTLSAKEFISIGTGGMTGTYYPIGGAICRLANKNTDVKCSVQSTGGSVYNVNNVLKKELTFGFVQSDVVYDKFNGTGKFDGAKDENLRSVVAIYPELLAFVVAKDSGLTSDIASFAGKKYNVGNPGSGNEVSTLEVFKAKGFDVSKLGYRGVLTVGECPHALKDKKIDGYSFVVGHPTANITDAATSLPIDILNIEGSEIDKLLADKPYFAKGVIPKGSYDGVDHDVNTIGVKAVLVTNKDTKDEAVKAVIKAILDNFDEYKTLHPALKSVNKEDLVQGLSAPLHPAAEAAFKEAGILK; encoded by the coding sequence ATGAAAACTACTTCTTTGGCACTTGCTGGCTTGCTTTTAGCAACAACACTTTCAGCAAAAGAATTTATCAGTATCGGCACTGGCGGCATGACAGGCACGTACTATCCGATAGGTGGAGCGATCTGCCGCTTGGCAAACAAAAACACCGATGTAAAATGCTCTGTTCAATCAACTGGCGGCTCAGTTTATAACGTAAATAACGTCCTCAAAAAAGAGCTTACATTTGGCTTTGTTCAAAGTGATGTCGTTTATGATAAATTTAACGGCACTGGCAAATTTGACGGAGCAAAAGATGAAAATTTACGCTCAGTAGTAGCGATCTATCCAGAGCTTCTTGCATTTGTTGTAGCAAAAGATAGCGGTCTAACAAGTGATATTGCTTCATTTGCAGGCAAAAAATACAACGTCGGAAACCCAGGCAGTGGCAACGAAGTGAGCACGCTTGAAGTCTTTAAAGCAAAAGGCTTTGATGTTTCAAAACTAGGATATCGCGGCGTTTTAACAGTTGGCGAATGCCCACACGCACTAAAAGATAAAAAGATAGACGGATATAGCTTTGTTGTCGGCCACCCAACTGCAAACATCACTGACGCTGCGACATCTTTGCCTATTGATATCCTAAATATCGAAGGTAGCGAGATCGACAAACTTCTTGCAGATAAGCCATACTTCGCAAAAGGTGTGATACCAAAAGGTTCATATGATGGCGTTGATCACGACGTAAATACTATCGGTGTAAAAGCTGTTTTGGTAACTAATAAAGATACAAAAGATGAGGCTGTAAAGGCTGTGATAAAAGCTATTTTAGACAACTTTGATGAGTATAAAACTCTTCACCCAGCGCTAAAATCAGTAAATAAAGAAGATCTTGTTCAAGGTCTTTCAGCTCCGCTTCACCCAGCTGCAGAAGCTGCATTTAAAGAGGCTGGTATTTTAAAATAA